A genomic stretch from Mycobacterium malmoense includes:
- a CDS encoding DUF6912 family protein, which translates to MILVYIPATLAMLQQLVDEGSLWPINGTAFAVTPTLREAYAQGDDDELAEVALREAALASLRLLAAQADEAGEAGVTGAALPPRRAVLAAEVDLDESGAKYRPDLDDAVVRLGAPVTIDQVIAAYVDNAAAEAAVTKAIEVIDAADLGDEDADLVVGDALDHDLAWYANQELPFLLDLL; encoded by the coding sequence ATGATCCTGGTCTACATCCCGGCCACCCTGGCGATGTTGCAGCAGCTCGTCGACGAGGGGTCGTTGTGGCCCATCAACGGCACCGCGTTCGCGGTGACGCCGACGTTGCGGGAGGCCTACGCCCAGGGCGATGACGACGAGCTCGCCGAGGTGGCGCTGCGCGAGGCGGCCCTGGCGTCGCTGCGGCTGCTGGCGGCCCAGGCCGACGAGGCCGGCGAGGCTGGCGTCACCGGTGCCGCCCTGCCGCCCCGGCGCGCGGTGCTGGCCGCCGAGGTCGACTTGGACGAATCCGGGGCCAAGTACCGCCCCGATCTCGACGACGCCGTCGTCAGGCTCGGTGCGCCCGTCACGATCGACCAGGTGATCGCCGCGTACGTCGACAACGCCGCCGCCGAGGCGGCCGTCACCAAGGCGATCGAGGTTATCGACGCCGCCGACCTGGGCGACGAGGATGCCGACCTGGTCGTCGGCGATGCGCTGGACCACGATCTGGCCTGGTATGCGAACCAGGAGCTGCCATTTCTGCTCGACCTGCTTTGA
- a CDS encoding ferredoxin reductase, whose product MSKKYASITGNVVDTRRPTVAGADRHPGWHALRKIAARITTPLLPDDYLHLANPLWSARELRGRILEVRRETEDSATLVIKPGWGFSFDYQPGQYMGIGLLVDGRWRWRSYSLTSSPVAAARTVTITVKAMPEGFLSTHLVAGVEPGTIVRLAAPQGNFVLPDPAPPSILFLTAGSGITPVMSMLRTLVRRNQIGDIAHLHSAPTESDVMFRAELAALAADQPGYRLQLRETRTQGRLDLAALDQEVPDWRERQTWACGPEGLLTQAEKVWSSAGIGDRLHLERFAVSKAAPAGAGGTVTFARSDRSVAADAATSLMDAGEGVGVQMPFGCRMGICQSCVVGLVDGHVRDLRTGAEHDPGTRVQTCVSAASGDCVLDI is encoded by the coding sequence ATGAGCAAGAAATACGCATCGATTACTGGCAATGTGGTCGACACCAGGCGCCCCACCGTCGCCGGCGCCGACAGGCATCCAGGCTGGCACGCGCTGCGCAAGATAGCCGCGCGCATCACGACGCCGTTGTTGCCCGACGACTATCTGCATCTGGCCAATCCGCTGTGGTCGGCGCGGGAATTGCGGGGCCGCATCCTTGAGGTCCGCCGGGAGACCGAAGACTCCGCGACCCTGGTGATCAAACCGGGCTGGGGCTTCAGCTTCGACTACCAGCCGGGCCAGTACATGGGGATCGGGCTGTTGGTCGACGGTCGCTGGCGCTGGCGATCGTATTCGCTGACATCGAGCCCCGTTGCCGCTGCGCGCACGGTGACCATCACCGTCAAGGCGATGCCCGAAGGGTTCCTGTCCACCCACCTGGTGGCCGGCGTCGAGCCGGGGACCATCGTGCGGCTGGCGGCGCCTCAGGGCAATTTCGTGCTGCCCGACCCGGCGCCACCGTCGATCCTGTTCCTCACCGCCGGTTCCGGGATAACGCCGGTGATGTCGATGCTGCGAACATTGGTGCGCCGCAACCAAATTGGTGACATCGCCCACCTGCATTCCGCGCCCACCGAATCGGACGTGATGTTTCGTGCCGAGTTGGCCGCGCTGGCGGCCGACCAGCCGGGCTATCGCTTGCAGCTTCGGGAGACCCGCACACAGGGTCGGCTCGACCTCGCCGCGCTCGACCAAGAGGTGCCGGACTGGCGCGAGCGCCAGACCTGGGCGTGCGGGCCGGAGGGCCTGCTCACCCAGGCCGAGAAGGTCTGGTCGTCGGCGGGCATCGGAGACCGGTTGCACCTGGAGCGATTCGCGGTGTCCAAGGCCGCGCCCGCCGGGGCGGGCGGGACCGTCACTTTCGCGCGAAGCGACCGTAGCGTGGCCGCCGATGCCGCGACGTCGTTGATGGACGCCGGTGAAGGCGTCGGCGTGCAGATGCCGTTCGGCTGCCGGATGGGCATCTGTCAGTCGTGCGTGGTGGGCCTGGTGGACGGCCACGTCCGCGATCTGCGGACCGGCGCCGAGCACGATCCCGGAACCCGGGTGCAGACCTGTGTATCGGCCGCATCCGGTGATTGTGTGCTCGACATTTAA
- a CDS encoding fatty acid desaturase family protein produces the protein MAITDVDVFAHLTDADIENLAAELDTIRQDVEDSRGARDARYIRRTIAAQRALEVAGRLLLAASSRRSAWWAGTVTLGVAKIVENMEIGHNVMHGQWDWMNDPEIHSSTWEWDMSGSSKHWRYTHNFVHHKYTNILGMDDDVGYGLLRVTRDQRWKRFNIFNLLYNTLLALLFEWGVGLQHVEIGKILKKRLGHDEARQRVDEFLAKAGRQVLKDYVAFPALTSLSPGATYRSALTANATANVIRNVWANAVIFCGHFPDGAEKFTKTDMIGETKGQWYLRQMLGSANFEAGPVLRFMSGNLCHQIEHHLYPDLPSNRLHEISVRVRQICDKYDLPYTTGSFLLQYAKTWRTLAKLSLPNKYLFDDADDAPETRSERMFAALEPGFAGTDPATGRRRGLKTAIATVRGWRRGKRAKRQARRPLGNDLAA, from the coding sequence ATGGCGATCACAGACGTCGACGTATTCGCCCATCTGACGGACGCCGACATCGAAAACCTGGCCGCCGAGCTCGACACTATCCGCCAGGACGTGGAAGACTCTCGCGGCGCGCGGGACGCCCGCTATATCCGTCGCACCATCGCGGCGCAGCGCGCTCTGGAGGTGGCCGGTCGGCTGCTGCTGGCGGCCAGTTCGCGGCGTTCGGCGTGGTGGGCGGGGACTGTGACCCTCGGTGTGGCCAAGATCGTCGAGAACATGGAGATCGGCCACAACGTCATGCACGGCCAGTGGGACTGGATGAACGATCCGGAGATTCATTCCTCGACGTGGGAATGGGACATGAGCGGGTCGTCCAAGCACTGGCGCTACACCCACAACTTCGTGCACCACAAGTACACCAACATCCTCGGGATGGACGACGACGTCGGCTACGGGTTGCTGCGCGTCACCCGCGACCAGCGCTGGAAGCGCTTCAACATTTTCAACCTGCTTTACAACACCTTGCTCGCGCTTCTCTTTGAATGGGGCGTCGGCCTGCAGCACGTCGAGATCGGCAAGATCCTTAAGAAGCGGTTGGGCCACGACGAAGCCCGGCAACGGGTCGACGAGTTCCTGGCCAAGGCCGGTCGGCAGGTGCTCAAGGACTACGTCGCGTTCCCGGCGCTGACCTCGCTGTCGCCCGGTGCGACGTACCGGTCCGCGTTGACGGCCAACGCGACTGCCAACGTGATCCGCAACGTGTGGGCCAACGCCGTCATCTTCTGCGGGCATTTCCCCGATGGCGCAGAGAAATTCACCAAGACCGACATGATCGGCGAAACGAAGGGCCAGTGGTACCTGCGCCAGATGCTGGGCAGTGCGAACTTCGAGGCCGGCCCGGTGCTGCGCTTCATGAGCGGCAACCTGTGCCACCAGATCGAGCACCACCTGTATCCCGACCTGCCGAGCAACCGGCTGCACGAGATCTCGGTGCGGGTGCGCCAGATCTGCGACAAGTACGACTTGCCCTACACCACAGGCTCATTCCTGCTGCAGTACGCCAAGACCTGGCGCACCCTGGCCAAGCTGTCGCTGCCCAACAAGTACCTGTTCGACGATGCCGACGACGCGCCGGAGACCCGCAGCGAGCGGATGTTCGCTGCGCTGGAGCCCGGTTTCGCCGGCACCGACCCGGCTACCGGACGCCGGCGTGGCCTGAAGACCGCCATCGCCACGGTGCGCGGTTGGCGCCGCGGCAAGCGTGCCAAGAGGCAAGCGCGGCGGCCGCTAGGCAACGACCTGGCGGCCTAG
- a CDS encoding DUF302 domain-containing protein, which translates to MTLSSAVAHEIRFDGVRVRYDSDKSYDELLTALLADIGEKPVPINEFATTAGGWQEYQQRAESYVGPSGFMLFSLIDHGAWITKAGIERKVMRVILGNPLIAITMLRHDVTAGLFAPVEVLVMDEGDSRSSLTYVKPSSLMVVEPNPELLSAARELDAKLAALAEKVASN; encoded by the coding sequence ATGACCCTGTCCTCGGCGGTTGCACACGAGATCCGGTTCGACGGTGTGCGCGTGCGCTACGACAGTGACAAGAGCTACGACGAACTGCTCACCGCGTTGCTGGCCGACATCGGCGAGAAGCCGGTGCCGATCAACGAGTTCGCCACCACTGCCGGCGGCTGGCAGGAATATCAGCAACGGGCCGAGTCCTACGTCGGCCCAAGCGGATTCATGCTCTTCTCACTCATCGACCATGGGGCGTGGATCACCAAGGCCGGCATCGAGCGCAAGGTGATGCGCGTGATCCTCGGCAACCCGCTGATCGCCATCACGATGTTGCGCCACGACGTGACAGCGGGCTTGTTCGCCCCTGTCGAGGTGCTCGTGATGGACGAGGGCGACAGCCGCAGCAGCCTGACCTACGTCAAGCCGTCGTCGCTGATGGTTGTCGAGCCCAATCCCGAATTGCTCAGCGCGGCAAGGGAACTTGACGCCAAATTGGCAGCACTGGCCGAAAAGGTGGCAAGTAACTGA
- a CDS encoding thiolase family protein — MIRDAVIVGAVRTPIGKGKAGGALHDVLPADLLAHSLRELVARTGVDPAQIDDVIAGAVTQVGDQAVNIARNALLGAGFSESVPGVTIDRQCGSSQQAISFAAQGVVAGAYDLVIAGGVESMSRVPMGTSVLPGSNPFGEDMAHRYPDGLVPQGISAELIAAKWGLSRAQLDEFAAGSHDKAARATKDGLFDNELIPIAGLSTDEIIRPGTTVETLAALQPSFYSEAMKTRFPQINWLITAGNSSPLSDGSAAVLITTSAVAKELGLRPLARIHTTTVVGSDPLYMLTGIIPATEKVLRRAGLTLADIDLFEVNEAFAPVVLAWARDTGADLAKTNVNGGAIALGHPLGASGARIMTTLVNALHQRGGRYGLQTMCEGGGMANATIIERLG, encoded by the coding sequence ATGATTCGCGACGCCGTCATCGTCGGAGCCGTGCGAACCCCGATCGGCAAGGGCAAGGCCGGCGGGGCGCTGCACGATGTGCTGCCCGCCGACCTGCTGGCGCACAGCCTGCGAGAGCTGGTGGCACGCACCGGCGTGGACCCGGCCCAGATCGACGATGTCATCGCCGGTGCCGTCACCCAGGTCGGCGACCAGGCCGTCAACATCGCGCGAAACGCGTTGCTGGGTGCGGGATTCTCCGAGTCCGTTCCCGGCGTGACGATCGACCGGCAGTGCGGCAGCAGCCAGCAGGCCATCAGCTTCGCCGCCCAGGGCGTCGTCGCCGGCGCCTACGACCTGGTGATCGCCGGCGGCGTGGAGTCGATGAGCCGCGTCCCGATGGGCACCTCGGTGCTACCGGGCAGCAACCCGTTCGGCGAGGACATGGCGCACCGCTACCCCGACGGCCTGGTGCCGCAGGGCATCAGCGCCGAGCTGATCGCGGCGAAGTGGGGCCTTTCGCGCGCCCAGCTCGACGAGTTCGCCGCCGGCAGCCACGACAAGGCCGCCCGCGCCACCAAGGACGGGCTTTTCGACAACGAGCTGATTCCGATCGCCGGGCTTTCCACCGACGAGATCATCCGGCCCGGAACGACGGTCGAGACGCTGGCCGCGCTGCAGCCGTCATTCTACAGCGAGGCGATGAAAACCCGTTTCCCGCAGATTAATTGGTTGATTACGGCGGGCAACTCCTCGCCGCTGTCCGACGGCAGCGCCGCCGTGTTGATCACCACCAGCGCGGTCGCCAAGGAGCTGGGCCTGCGCCCGCTGGCCCGCATCCACACCACGACCGTGGTGGGTTCCGATCCGCTCTACATGCTGACCGGAATCATCCCCGCGACCGAGAAGGTGCTGCGCCGCGCCGGGCTGACGCTGGCCGACATCGACCTGTTCGAGGTGAACGAGGCATTCGCGCCCGTCGTGCTCGCCTGGGCGCGCGACACCGGGGCGGACCTGGCCAAGACCAACGTCAACGGCGGGGCCATCGCGCTCGGCCACCCGTTGGGCGCTAGCGGCGCCCGCATCATGACCACGCTGGTCAACGCGCTGCACCAGCGCGGCGGACGCTACGGGCTGCAGACGATGTGCGAGGGCGGCGGCATGGCCAACGCCACCATCATTGAGCGACTGGGCTAA
- a CDS encoding winged helix-turn-helix transcriptional regulator, with product MTLLQGPLADRDAWSAVGECAIEKTMTVVGTKSAMLIMREAYYGTTRFDDFARRVGITKAATSARLGELVELGLLRRQPYREPGQRGRYEYVLTEAGIEFMPVVWAMFEWGRRHLPGRNRLRLTHLGCGADAEVQMRCTKGHLVPPDELGMRLVGTGRRERA from the coding sequence ATGACACTGCTGCAGGGCCCGCTGGCCGATCGCGATGCCTGGTCGGCGGTCGGCGAGTGTGCGATCGAGAAGACCATGACGGTGGTCGGCACCAAGTCCGCGATGCTCATCATGCGCGAGGCGTACTACGGCACCACCCGGTTCGACGACTTCGCCCGCCGGGTGGGCATCACCAAGGCCGCAACCTCGGCGCGGCTGGGCGAACTGGTCGAGCTCGGGCTACTGAGGCGGCAGCCCTACCGTGAACCCGGGCAGCGCGGCCGCTATGAGTATGTGCTCACCGAGGCCGGCATCGAGTTCATGCCGGTGGTGTGGGCGATGTTCGAGTGGGGCCGACGCCACCTGCCGGGCCGCAACAGGCTCCGGCTGACTCATCTGGGCTGTGGCGCCGACGCGGAGGTACAAATGCGTTGCACCAAAGGGCATCTGGTGCCGCCCGACGAACTGGGCATGCGATTGGTCGGCACCGGCCGGCGCGAGCGTGCGTAG
- the rsgA gene encoding ribosome small subunit-dependent GTPase A has protein sequence MRPGDYDESDVKVRSGRGSRPRTKTRPEHADAEAAMVVSVDRGRWGCVLDGDPNRRVTAMRARELGRTPIVVGDEVDLVGDLSGRTDTLARIVRRGPRRTVLRRTADDTDPTERVVVANADQLLIVVALADPPPRTGLVDRALIAAYAGGLTPILCLTKTDLAPPEPFAEQFADLDLTVVAAGRDDPLPAVADLLAGKVTVLLGHSGVGKSTLVNRLVPEADRAVGEVTEIGKGRHTSTQSVALPLGESLGATGWVIDTPGIRSFGLAHIEPDDVLMAFSDLAEAIRDCPRGCRHMGPPADPECALDALSGPAVRRVAAARRLLAALNQT, from the coding sequence TTGAGGCCCGGCGATTACGACGAGTCCGACGTCAAGGTCCGCTCCGGCAGGGGCTCGCGGCCGCGGACCAAGACCCGTCCCGAGCACGCCGACGCCGAGGCCGCCATGGTGGTCAGCGTCGACCGCGGCCGGTGGGGGTGCGTGCTGGACGGGGACCCCAACCGCCGGGTCACGGCCATGCGGGCGCGCGAGCTGGGCCGCACCCCGATCGTCGTCGGCGACGAGGTCGATCTGGTCGGCGACCTGTCCGGGCGGACGGACACCCTGGCCCGCATCGTGCGCCGGGGGCCGCGGCGAACGGTGTTGCGCCGCACCGCCGATGACACCGACCCCACCGAGCGAGTGGTGGTCGCCAACGCCGACCAACTGCTGATCGTGGTGGCGCTGGCCGATCCCCCGCCGCGCACCGGCCTGGTCGACCGGGCGCTGATCGCCGCCTACGCCGGCGGGCTGACACCGATCCTGTGCTTGACCAAGACGGACCTCGCCCCGCCGGAGCCGTTCGCCGAGCAGTTCGCCGACCTGGACCTGACGGTGGTCGCCGCCGGCCGCGACGATCCGTTGCCGGCGGTGGCCGACCTGCTCGCCGGCAAGGTCACCGTGCTGCTCGGGCATTCCGGGGTGGGCAAGTCGACGTTGGTGAATCGCCTTGTGCCCGAAGCTGATCGGGCCGTCGGCGAGGTGACCGAGATCGGCAAGGGGCGGCACACTTCGACCCAGTCGGTGGCCCTTCCGTTGGGAGAGTCCCTTGGGGCTACCGGCTGGGTGATCGACACCCCGGGAATCCGCTCGTTCGGGCTGGCCCACATCGAACCCGACGACGTGCTGATGGCGTTCTCGGATCTCGCCGAGGCGATCCGCGACTGCCCACGCGGCTGCAGGCACATGGGGCCGCCGGCCGACCCCGAATGCGCGCTGGACGCCCTGTCCGGGCCCGCCGTCCGCCGCGTCGCCGCGGCCCGTCGGCTGCTCGCCGCGCTCAACCAGACCTGA
- the aroA gene encoding 3-phosphoshikimate 1-carboxyvinyltransferase → MSGTEAPKTWTAPSATAPVCATVTVPGSKSQTNRALVLAALAAAQGQGASTISGALRSRDTDLMIGALRTLGLRVDGDGSDLTISGRIAPGPEARVDCGLAGTVLRFVPPLAALADSAVEFDGDEQARARPIAPLLDALRGLGVWIDGTGLPFRVHGSGAVAGGTVAIDASASSQFVSGLLLCGASFTGGLTVRHTGSALPSAPHIAMTIVMLRQAGVDVDDSVPDRWRVRAGAVAARRWEVEPDLTNAVPFLAAAVVTGGTVRIAGWPATSVQPAGDILAILGKMNAVVNQSDSFLEARGPAAYDGYPGFQVDLRAVGELTPSVAALAALATPGSVSRLSGIAHLRGHETDRLAALSTEINRLGGNCAETPDGLVITATPLRPGIWRAYADHRMAMAGAIVGLRVPGVQVDDIGATTKTLPEFPRLWARMLEPGDDARRGGGTRRRRAIEPEPGV, encoded by the coding sequence GTGAGCGGTACCGAGGCCCCCAAAACATGGACGGCGCCAAGCGCGACGGCACCGGTGTGCGCGACCGTGACCGTTCCGGGCTCGAAATCGCAGACCAACCGGGCGCTGGTGCTGGCCGCGCTGGCCGCCGCGCAGGGCCAAGGCGCCTCGACCATCAGCGGAGCGCTGCGCAGCCGGGATACCGACCTGATGATCGGAGCGCTGAGGACACTGGGCCTGCGCGTCGACGGGGACGGTTCCGACCTGACGATCAGCGGTCGGATCGCCCCCGGCCCCGAAGCCCGGGTGGACTGCGGCCTGGCGGGCACGGTGTTGCGTTTCGTTCCGCCGCTGGCGGCGCTGGCCGATTCGGCGGTGGAGTTCGACGGCGACGAGCAGGCCCGGGCCCGGCCCATCGCGCCGCTGCTGGACGCGCTGCGCGGCCTGGGTGTTTGGATCGACGGGACCGGTCTGCCCTTCCGGGTGCACGGCAGCGGGGCGGTCGCCGGCGGGACCGTGGCCATCGACGCGTCGGCGTCGTCGCAGTTCGTCTCGGGCCTGCTGCTGTGCGGGGCCTCGTTCACCGGGGGCTTGACCGTGCGACACACCGGTTCGGCGCTGCCGTCGGCGCCGCACATCGCGATGACGATAGTGATGCTGCGGCAGGCCGGGGTCGACGTCGACGACTCGGTCCCCGACCGCTGGCGGGTGCGCGCCGGCGCGGTCGCGGCCCGGCGCTGGGAGGTCGAACCCGACCTGACGAACGCCGTGCCGTTCCTGGCGGCGGCGGTGGTGACCGGCGGAACGGTGCGCATCGCCGGCTGGCCGGCGACCAGCGTGCAACCCGCCGGCGACATCCTGGCCATCTTGGGCAAGATGAATGCCGTTGTGAACCAATCGGATTCATTCCTTGAGGCGCGTGGGCCGGCGGCATACGACGGCTACCCCGGTTTCCAGGTCGACCTGCGCGCCGTCGGCGAGCTGACGCCGTCGGTGGCGGCGCTGGCGGCGCTGGCGACCCCGGGATCGGTGTCGCGGCTCTCCGGCATCGCCCATTTGCGCGGTCACGAGACGGATCGACTCGCCGCGCTGAGCACCGAGATCAACCGCCTGGGCGGCAACTGCGCCGAAACCCCCGACGGCCTGGTGATCACCGCGACTCCGCTGCGGCCCGGCATCTGGCGCGCCTACGCCGATCACCGAATGGCGATGGCCGGCGCGATCGTCGGGCTGCGGGTGCCCGGCGTTCAGGTGGACGACATCGGCGCCACCACCAAGACGCTGCCCGAGTTTCCGCGGCTGTGGGCGCGCATGCTGGAGCCCGGCGACGATGCGCGCCGCGGTGGCGGCACGAGAAGGAGGCGGGCAATCGAGCCGGAGCCCGGCGTTTGA
- a CDS encoding SOS response-associated peptidase, with translation MCGRFVVKTDPAQLAEKIDAINEATAAAAGAPNYNVAPTDTIATVVTRHSEPADEPTRRVRLMRWGLVPSWAKARPDGGPDTKGPMLINARADKVTTSPVFRSSARSRRCLVPMDGYYEWRVNSDAGAGRKSRKTPFFMYREDSEPLFIAGLWSVWRPEGKPAEDGPPLLSCTIITTDAVGELAEIHDRMPLVVPERDWDRWLDPDAPVDEELLARPPDVHGICMREVSTLVNSVRNNGPQLIEPAQPEAEQATLL, from the coding sequence ATGTGCGGACGGTTTGTGGTCAAGACGGACCCGGCGCAGCTGGCCGAAAAAATCGACGCGATCAACGAGGCGACGGCGGCCGCCGCCGGGGCGCCCAACTACAACGTCGCTCCCACCGACACGATCGCGACCGTGGTGACCCGCCACAGCGAGCCCGCCGACGAGCCGACGCGCCGGGTGCGGCTCATGCGCTGGGGATTGGTTCCGTCGTGGGCCAAGGCCCGCCCCGACGGCGGGCCGGACACCAAGGGGCCGATGCTGATCAACGCCCGCGCGGACAAGGTCACCACCTCGCCCGTGTTTCGTTCGAGCGCCAGGTCCAGGCGTTGCCTGGTCCCGATGGACGGCTACTACGAATGGCGCGTCAATTCGGACGCCGGTGCGGGTAGGAAGTCCCGCAAGACGCCGTTCTTCATGTACCGCGAAGACAGCGAGCCGCTGTTCATCGCGGGGCTTTGGTCGGTGTGGAGACCAGAGGGGAAGCCGGCCGAGGACGGTCCGCCGCTCCTGAGCTGCACGATCATCACCACCGACGCCGTGGGCGAGCTCGCCGAGATCCACGACCGGATGCCGCTGGTCGTGCCCGAACGCGACTGGGACCGCTGGCTGGACCCGGACGCCCCGGTCGATGAGGAGCTGCTGGCCCGCCCGCCCGACGTGCACGGCATTTGCATGCGCGAGGTGTCGACGCTGGTCAACAGCGTGCGCAACAACGGGCCGCAGCTGATCGAACCGGCCCAACCGGAGGCCGAGCAGGCCACGCTGCTGTGA